The Eubacteriaceae bacterium Marseille-Q4139 genome has a window encoding:
- a CDS encoding SIS domain-containing protein: MQEKIKEILDGLVLRYPALEAVKGEIRKAYEILEACYAGGGKLLIAGNGGSAADSEHIVGELMKGFVKRRPVGEEMARALSEADHVRGAELSEKLQGGLMAIALSGHAALSSAFANDVDGTLSYAQQVNGYGRPGDVFLGISTSGNAENVMYAAVTARAKGMKVLCLSGKDGGKLAAFADAAIVVPGTETYKIQELHLPVYHALCLMLEERFFVS; encoded by the coding sequence ATGCAGGAAAAGATAAAAGAAATACTGGACGGACTGGTTCTTCGCTATCCAGCGCTGGAAGCGGTAAAGGGGGAAATCCGGAAGGCGTATGAGATTCTCGAGGCCTGCTACGCAGGCGGCGGAAAGCTCTTAATTGCGGGAAACGGCGGGAGTGCCGCCGATTCGGAGCATATTGTGGGAGAATTGATGAAGGGCTTTGTAAAACGCCGCCCGGTGGGCGAAGAGATGGCAAGAGCTTTGTCGGAGGCAGACCACGTGCGCGGCGCCGAGCTTTCCGAAAAGCTCCAGGGCGGGCTTATGGCCATCGCCCTCTCGGGCCATGCGGCGCTGTCCTCGGCCTTTGCAAACGACGTGGACGGCACGCTTTCCTATGCACAGCAGGTCAACGGCTACGGCCGGCCGGGCGATGTGTTCCTGGGGATCAGCACGTCCGGAAATGCGGAGAATGTCATGTACGCAGCCGTGACGGCGCGGGCGAAGGGCATGAAGGTTCTCTGCCTTTCGGGAAAAGACGGCGGGAAGCTGGCGGCCTTTGCGGATGCGGCCATCGTCGTTCCGGGGACGGAAACGTATAAGATCCAGGAGCTCCATCTTCCGGTGTATCACGCCCTGTGCCTGATGTTGGAGGAGCGGTTTTTTGTTTCATAG